One genomic region from Terriglobia bacterium encodes:
- a CDS encoding response regulator, whose protein sequence is MAPISERAREEYGRFKQRAPRILVVDDKLDTLLLLRELLSSRGYDIITATEAEEAKQMVHTERPELILLDVVMPGKSGYDLCRELKEDPFTRLIPVVMITGLSDRDDRVRGIEAGADDFLSKPLYPEELFARVKSLLKLKEFTDELENAEAVLVALALGIESRDPYTGNHCERLAHYAADLGHHVGLDGDSIIALKRGGYLHDLGKVSIPDEILKKGTRLTPDEWEIMKQHPVIGESICRPLKSFQNVLPIIRHHHEHWDGSGYPDRLTGYDIPLLARVLQVVDVYDALRTARPYKPALTHEEAKRTMIEEAARGYWDPNLVPEFFSMLKKKEQAA, encoded by the coding sequence ATGGCACCCATATCGGAAAGGGCAAGGGAGGAGTATGGCCGCTTTAAGCAGCGGGCGCCAAGAATTCTGGTTGTCGACGACAAACTAGACACGCTCTTACTTCTTCGTGAACTCCTTTCCTCTCGCGGTTACGACATCATTACAGCCACAGAAGCGGAAGAAGCCAAGCAGATGGTCCACACGGAGCGGCCGGAGCTGATCCTGCTGGACGTGGTCATGCCGGGCAAGTCCGGTTATGACCTTTGCCGTGAACTCAAGGAAGATCCTTTTACCCGTCTGATACCGGTGGTGATGATCACCGGACTTTCTGATCGCGACGACCGTGTGCGCGGCATCGAGGCCGGAGCGGATGATTTCCTGAGCAAGCCGCTGTATCCGGAAGAGCTGTTTGCGCGCGTCAAGTCGCTGCTGAAGCTCAAAGAGTTTACTGACGAACTGGAAAACGCCGAGGCCGTGCTGGTGGCTTTGGCGCTGGGCATTGAATCGCGCGACCCGTACACCGGCAACCACTGTGAGCGGCTGGCACATTACGCCGCCGATCTGGGACACCATGTTGGCCTCGACGGCGACAGCATCATCGCTTTGAAGCGCGGCGGTTATCTGCATGACCTGGGCAAAGTTTCCATCCCCGATGAAATTCTCAAAAAAGGCACACGCCTGACCCCGGATGAATGGGAGATCATGAAGCAGCATCCCGTCATAGGAGAGTCAATCTGCCGTCCGCTGAAATCGTTCCAGAACGTGTTGCCTATCATCCGCCATCACCATGAGCATTGGGACGGCAGCGGCTATCCGGACCGGCTTACGGGCTACGATATTCCTCTGCTGGCGCGTGTTCTCCAGGTTGTTGACGTGTATGACGCGTTGCGCACCGCCCGCCCTTACAAACCGGCATTGACCCATGAAGAAGCCAAGCGCACCATGATTGAAGAAGCGGCGCGCGGCTACTGGGACCCCAATCTGGTACCTGAATTTTTCTCCATGCTCAAAAAGAAGGAACAAGCCGCATGA
- a CDS encoding DUF664 domain-containing protein — MAESKQDSLDGQSVNNECISNRRSFLKGSAALTAGFSTLLGGALFLPEIAQASDANLNVIGPKPGYGPQMGSFVSMLTWMREANGIINATKNLTAADLDYLIDRNANTIGALMLHLAATETYYQLNTFEGKKWNTWPASVKQQWDPAMNLGDAGRKTIKGHDRDYYLNILQETRAKSLAEFRKRDDAWLLAVDKEWVWGPTNNYCKWFHVCEHEAHHVGQIAFLRKRLPGAKPDNE, encoded by the coding sequence ATGGCAGAAAGCAAACAGGATTCCCTGGATGGCCAAAGCGTCAACAACGAGTGCATTTCCAATCGTAGAAGCTTTCTAAAAGGGTCAGCCGCTCTTACAGCCGGATTCTCCACTCTATTGGGAGGTGCTCTCTTCCTGCCAGAGATCGCTCAGGCTAGCGACGCAAATCTCAACGTCATTGGACCGAAACCAGGTTACGGGCCGCAGATGGGATCTTTCGTCTCCATGCTCACCTGGATGCGCGAGGCCAACGGCATCATCAATGCTACTAAAAATCTGACGGCGGCTGATCTGGACTACCTCATCGACCGCAATGCCAATACCATCGGCGCTCTGATGCTTCATCTGGCGGCCACTGAGACTTACTATCAGCTCAATACCTTCGAAGGGAAAAAGTGGAATACATGGCCCGCTTCCGTAAAGCAGCAGTGGGACCCGGCCATGAATCTTGGAGACGCGGGGCGGAAGACGATCAAGGGCCACGATCGGGACTACTACCTGAACATTCTTCAGGAGACCCGCGCGAAGTCACTGGCGGAGTTCCGCAAGCGTGATGATGCCTGGCTCCTGGCCGTCGACAAAGAATGGGTCTGGGGGCCGACCAACAATTATTGCAAGTGGTTCCACGTTTGCGAGCACGAGGCCCATCACGTAGGACAAATCGCATTCCTGAGAAAACGCCTGCCCGGCGCAAAACCAGATAATGAATGA
- a CDS encoding HD domain-containing protein, translated as MPSPHRLYEIRCPVHGFIRLNDWEWTVISQPAFQRLRRVRQLAWTDYVYPGAMHTRFEHSLGVMHTATMLYDSIVRNSEELLKSELAYNEAGFERDRQLVRFAALLHDVGHAPFSHAAEELFPERSLGERYVHEDYSVAIIEAELRAAIEDHPLNSNYNLRAAEITALIKGGSSARKTVFWRDLITSQMDADRMDYLLRDSYHAGVQYGKFDLHRLINTIRAIPFQDKDPRLGISEGGIHAAEGLVLARYFMFTQVYFHKTRVAYDVHLRKAMKQLLPGGHFPRPAGEGLAAFLQWEDWKVLGLLNGGGGGEHGERIRSRNHFRQVFHTPEAPSADDVEQLHKVKSKLGGLVMAEEPAEKSWYKTGPLDVPVLSDIGKNRVSPLSQHSSVVASMKPNNQVFLYVKPEDVPKAKQIVDEVLKK; from the coding sequence ATGCCGAGTCCTCATCGTCTTTATGAAATCCGGTGTCCAGTCCACGGATTTATCCGGCTCAATGATTGGGAGTGGACGGTGATCTCCCAACCGGCCTTTCAGCGTCTCAGGAGAGTTCGGCAGTTGGCTTGGACTGACTATGTGTACCCTGGTGCAATGCACACACGATTTGAGCACTCGCTAGGAGTCATGCATACCGCCACCATGCTGTATGACTCTATAGTGAGGAACTCCGAAGAGCTCTTAAAGTCGGAACTGGCATATAACGAAGCAGGGTTCGAGCGGGACAGGCAGTTGGTTCGGTTCGCAGCATTACTGCATGATGTCGGTCACGCACCGTTCTCACATGCAGCCGAAGAACTCTTCCCTGAACGCTCCCTTGGGGAAAGGTATGTTCACGAAGACTATTCCGTTGCCATCATCGAAGCGGAGCTTCGCGCCGCGATTGAGGACCACCCGCTGAACAGCAACTACAATCTGCGCGCTGCAGAGATAACGGCCCTGATTAAGGGCGGCTCCAGTGCCCGGAAGACAGTATTCTGGCGCGATCTCATCACCAGCCAGATGGACGCAGACCGAATGGACTATCTATTGCGGGATTCCTACCACGCCGGTGTCCAATACGGAAAATTCGATCTTCACCGGTTGATCAATACTATCCGCGCTATTCCTTTTCAGGACAAGGATCCTCGCTTGGGAATCTCTGAAGGCGGCATTCACGCAGCCGAGGGATTAGTGTTGGCCCGATACTTCATGTTTACGCAGGTATATTTCCACAAGACCCGTGTCGCATATGATGTACATTTGCGTAAAGCGATGAAACAGCTTCTTCCCGGCGGCCATTTTCCCCGTCCTGCCGGGGAGGGCCTGGCAGCGTTTCTGCAATGGGAAGATTGGAAGGTATTGGGTCTATTGAACGGGGGAGGTGGCGGGGAGCACGGTGAAAGGATCAGGTCCCGTAACCACTTCAGGCAGGTATTTCACACTCCGGAAGCGCCGTCCGCTGATGATGTGGAACAACTGCACAAGGTGAAATCGAAATTGGGAGGTCTGGTGATGGCAGAGGAGCCTGCCGAAAAGAGTTGGTATAAGACGGGCCCGCTGGATGTCCCGGTTCTGAGTGATATCGGCAAGAACAGGGTGAGCCCTTTGTCACAGCATTCCAGCGTGGTCGCAAGCATGAAGCCCAACAACCAGGTGTTCTTGTACGTAAAGCCTGAGGATGTGCCCAAGGCAAAACAAATCGTAGATGAGGTATTGAAGAAATGA
- the pyrR gene encoding bifunctional pyr operon transcriptional regulator/uracil phosphoribosyltransferase PyrR translates to MPFGAARSLRISCGDMNPASTRLPNLHVKGRLMSGSEIERTLVRLAHQIVEKNNGVENLVLVGIKRRGVPLATRLAALIQQIEKTPVPVGTLDITLYRDDLSTVGTSPVIKKATPLGTDIVDKNVILLDDVLYTGRTVRAAMDALFDHGRPRRVQLCVLIDRGHRELPIEAAFVGRAVQTSDSEIIEVKLNEIDKEEQVLLVERIS, encoded by the coding sequence ATGCCGTTTGGCGCAGCGCGCTCCCTTCGGATATCATGCGGTGACATGAATCCTGCCTCCACTCGACTTCCCAACCTGCACGTGAAAGGGCGACTGATGTCCGGCTCTGAAATTGAGCGGACACTCGTCCGTTTGGCCCACCAGATCGTAGAAAAAAATAATGGCGTGGAAAACCTTGTGCTTGTTGGCATCAAGCGCCGTGGCGTTCCGCTGGCCACCCGCCTGGCCGCCCTGATTCAGCAGATTGAAAAGACGCCTGTGCCCGTAGGCACTCTGGATATCACCCTCTACCGCGACGATCTTTCCACCGTCGGCACCAGCCCGGTGATCAAAAAAGCCACGCCTCTGGGAACTGACATTGTGGATAAAAACGTGATCCTGCTGGATGACGTGCTTTATACCGGCCGCACAGTCCGAGCCGCCATGGACGCGCTTTTTGACCACGGGCGCCCTCGTCGCGTGCAACTCTGCGTTCTTATCGATCGCGGACACCGCGAATTGCCGATTGAAGCTGCTTTCGTCGGCCGCGCCGTCCAAACCAGTGATTCTGAAATTATTGAAGTCAAGCTGAATGAAATTGATAAGGAAGAGCAGGTCCTGCTGGTGGAACGCATT
- a CDS encoding glycosyltransferase family 2 protein, which yields MSLAIEFPLSNENLQAAQPQYSIVVPAYNERERIGGSLEQVLKHIRAQKWSAEVVVVNDGSRDDTAGFVSQFAADHPEVRLIENPGNQGKGYAVRNGVLNARGKVILFTDADLSSPITEATKLFAALEKGADVAIGSRWLDPSLQFQRQPLKRQIMSRAFNLFTRAVLTFPYHDTQCGFKAFTQRAARMIFPLQKVNRWGFDAEIIYLAHHLKLEVAEVPVAWGNDERSKVHPWRDGFYMGVDTLKIRWMSLTGGYRKPVAE from the coding sequence ATGAGCCTGGCCATAGAGTTCCCCTTGTCGAACGAAAATTTACAGGCAGCCCAGCCGCAATACAGCATCGTGGTACCGGCTTACAATGAGCGCGAGCGCATTGGCGGATCGCTGGAGCAGGTGCTGAAACACATCCGCGCGCAAAAATGGAGCGCTGAAGTAGTAGTGGTAAATGACGGCTCGCGCGACGATACCGCCGGCTTTGTCAGTCAGTTTGCCGCCGACCATCCCGAGGTGCGGCTGATCGAAAACCCCGGCAACCAGGGCAAAGGATACGCCGTGCGCAATGGCGTGCTCAACGCCCGGGGCAAAGTGATCCTTTTTACTGACGCCGATCTGTCTTCGCCGATCACCGAAGCAACCAAACTTTTTGCCGCGCTGGAAAAAGGCGCGGACGTGGCCATTGGTTCGCGCTGGCTCGATCCTTCACTGCAATTTCAGCGGCAGCCCCTGAAGCGGCAGATCATGTCCCGCGCCTTCAACCTGTTTACGCGGGCCGTGCTGACCTTTCCTTACCACGATACGCAATGTGGTTTTAAGGCCTTCACGCAGCGCGCGGCCCGAATGATCTTTCCTCTGCAGAAGGTCAACCGCTGGGGCTTTGACGCGGAAATCATTTACCTCGCGCACCACTTGAAGCTGGAAGTGGCTGAAGTGCCGGTGGCGTGGGGCAATGACGAGCGTTCCAAAGTACATCCCTGGCGCGATGGCTTTTATATGGGCGTGGACACGCTGAAAATCCGCTGGATGTCGCTGACCGGCGGCTACCGCAAACCTGTTGCAGAGTAA
- a CDS encoding circadian clock protein KaiB, whose translation MAISKKLAGRLEKNGSAHRKKSKASPFKRPVWELRLYVAGMTPTSIRAFENLKRLCEEHMHGAYKIQVVDLLERPMLARGDQIIAVPTLVRRLPTPVKKIIGDLSNTERVLVGLDLRPAGGWR comes from the coding sequence ATGGCAATAAGTAAAAAACTAGCCGGCAGGCTGGAGAAAAATGGTTCGGCGCATCGGAAGAAATCGAAGGCCAGTCCGTTCAAGCGCCCGGTATGGGAGCTGCGGCTTTACGTCGCCGGGATGACTCCTACTTCCATCCGCGCTTTTGAAAACCTCAAGCGCCTCTGTGAGGAGCACATGCACGGCGCCTATAAAATCCAGGTTGTCGATTTGCTGGAGCGTCCCATGCTGGCGCGTGGTGATCAGATCATTGCCGTTCCAACTCTGGTCCGGCGTCTGCCCACTCCGGTAAAGAAAATTATCGGGGACCTCTCAAACACTGAGCGCGTACTGGTAGGCCTTGATCTACGCCCAGCGGGGGGATGGCGCTAA
- a CDS encoding response regulator gives MGWTVLCVSKISPAQITRNMILERAGYQIVAVNDPDEAVRIFKTSAVSAVVFGDSINGELRFQLARVFKALNRAVPIVALSKTSGSQLPAGLIDQHLESLGDPHLLLEALQRVLSRDGDGSAHPAPDHDHHRASQDSHGSAKAASSHDGNDVSAKISGSKTPKNSAV, from the coding sequence ATGGGATGGACTGTCCTTTGTGTAAGCAAAATCTCACCGGCCCAAATCACCCGGAACATGATTCTGGAAAGGGCCGGTTATCAGATTGTCGCAGTTAACGATCCCGATGAAGCCGTGCGGATTTTTAAAACCTCTGCGGTGAGTGCCGTTGTTTTTGGTGACTCTATTAACGGCGAACTGCGGTTTCAACTTGCTCGCGTTTTCAAGGCGCTAAACCGCGCGGTGCCGATTGTTGCTCTAAGTAAGACCAGTGGCTCACAGTTGCCGGCCGGACTGATTGACCAGCATCTGGAGTCGCTGGGCGATCCGCATCTGTTGCTGGAAGCACTACAGCGCGTGCTTTCGCGGGATGGTGATGGCTCAGCGCACCCTGCGCCAGATCACGATCATCATCGAGCCTCACAGGATAGTCATGGCTCCGCGAAGGCGGCTTCGTCCCATGATGGCAACGATGTATCGGCCAAAATATCTGGTTCCAAAACGCCAAAAAATTCAGCTGTCTGA
- the kaiC gene encoding circadian clock protein KaiC, translating to MPARSVQKKKKNNSPGLSSLVLEKVPTGIRGLDQVMHGGFPKGRTALVCGGPGAGKTLLGLEFLVRGALLYNEPGVCIAMEETAEELVTNMASLGYDLPALIRQKKLAIDYVHIERKLIEETGEYDLEGLFIRLRAAIEQVKAKRVLLDTIELLFLGLKNDGVVRAELRRLFHWLKDAGVTAVVTAEMGERTLMRYGLEEYVADCVLVLDHRVNEQISTRRLRVVKYRGSSHGTNEYPFLLDNQGISVVPITSLGLNHTASTERISSGVPTLDAMLGKKGFFRGSSVLITGTAGTGKSSFAAAFAGAACARGERALYFAYEESPSQILRNMSSVGQDLEKWINRGLLRIHATRPTAAGLESHLATIYNEIQEFKPTSVIIDPITNLVAVGDLHSVKAMLTRLIDFLKLKHVTAMFTNLVFGSGVMEETAVGISSLMDTWVVLGDVDQGESERMRTLNLLKSRGMSHDTRMHRFTLSDKGIEIHGNK from the coding sequence ATGCCGGCACGTAGTGTGCAGAAAAAGAAAAAAAATAACTCCCCTGGCCTGTCTTCTCTGGTGCTGGAAAAGGTCCCCACCGGAATACGCGGGCTTGACCAAGTCATGCATGGGGGCTTTCCCAAGGGCCGGACAGCGCTGGTTTGTGGCGGCCCCGGCGCCGGCAAAACGCTGCTGGGACTTGAATTCCTGGTGCGCGGCGCGCTGCTTTATAACGAGCCCGGCGTCTGCATTGCCATGGAAGAAACAGCCGAGGAGCTTGTCACGAACATGGCCTCTCTAGGCTATGACCTGCCTGCGTTGATCCGGCAAAAAAAACTGGCCATCGATTACGTACACATTGAGCGCAAGCTGATTGAAGAAACCGGCGAATACGATCTTGAGGGCCTCTTCATTCGCCTGCGCGCGGCCATTGAGCAGGTCAAGGCCAAGCGCGTGCTGCTGGATACCATCGAGCTTCTTTTTCTGGGTCTGAAGAATGACGGCGTTGTGCGCGCTGAACTCCGTCGCCTGTTCCACTGGCTGAAGGACGCCGGCGTAACCGCTGTAGTCACCGCTGAAATGGGTGAACGCACGCTTATGCGCTACGGGCTGGAAGAGTATGTGGCGGACTGCGTTCTTGTTCTCGATCACCGCGTCAATGAGCAGATCTCCACCCGCCGTTTGCGCGTAGTGAAGTATCGCGGCTCGTCGCACGGGACCAACGAATATCCTTTTCTGCTCGATAATCAGGGAATTTCCGTGGTCCCCATCACCTCCCTCGGACTTAACCACACCGCTTCCACAGAGCGAATTTCTTCCGGCGTACCGACTCTCGACGCCATGTTGGGCAAGAAAGGTTTCTTCCGCGGAAGCAGCGTGTTGATCACCGGCACGGCCGGAACGGGTAAGTCCTCCTTCGCCGCCGCTTTCGCGGGCGCAGCCTGTGCGCGCGGCGAACGCGCTCTTTACTTTGCTTATGAAGAATCTCCCAGCCAGATCCTTCGCAACATGAGTTCCGTTGGGCAGGACCTGGAAAAATGGATCAACCGCGGCCTTTTGCGTATTCATGCCACCCGGCCCACGGCTGCGGGATTGGAAAGCCATCTCGCCACCATCTATAACGAAATTCAGGAATTTAAGCCGACCTCGGTCATCATCGATCCCATCACCAATTTGGTCGCCGTCGGCGATCTGCATTCCGTCAAGGCCATGCTCACTCGTCTGATTGATTTCCTCAAGCTCAAACACGTTACAGCAATGTTCACGAATCTTGTGTTTGGCTCAGGCGTCATGGAAGAAACCGCCGTTGGCATCTCATCCTTGATGGACACATGGGTGGTCCTGGGTGATGTCGATCAGGGCGAGTCGGAGCGCATGCGCACACTGAATCTTTTGAAATCCCGCGGCATGTCCCATGACACGCGCATGCATCGTTTTACTTTGAGTGATAAAGGAATTGAGATTCATGGCAATAAGTAA
- a CDS encoding FtsQ-type POTRA domain-containing protein, protein MPQNRRSQPRAAALHDDDDSELLINREDLDLDLDGEEAQFLRTNRRVPVRRNAIPKKAASQLKIAGVIAAVVVVCGGISAWAYSYGMTSWRFRIQSSDAVEISGVKNASRAHVMEVAGADIGRNVFFVPLDERKKQLEQIPWVQEATVMRLLPNRIAVTIHERTPVAFAQIGSRISLIDANGVVMGLPANRQTKYSFPVIRGITDTEPLSSRAAAMKIYNRLVSELGGNDGDSATSSGSPNYVKQLSEVDLSDPENVKVTANDPGGTMVVHLGKEDFLPRYKLYVTHIAEWRQQFQNVQSVDLRYEGQVVVNPDKTAESNPPRSHGDTEKAGANVPSVKPVFKPVSAKAAKPKPAKAKKSSPPRTQRAQR, encoded by the coding sequence GTGCCACAGAACCGTCGCTCGCAGCCGAGGGCGGCTGCACTCCACGACGATGATGACTCCGAACTGCTGATCAACCGTGAAGACCTGGACCTGGATCTGGATGGCGAAGAGGCGCAATTTCTAAGAACAAACCGGCGCGTGCCGGTGCGCCGCAACGCGATCCCGAAAAAAGCCGCCAGCCAGTTGAAGATTGCCGGCGTGATTGCCGCGGTGGTTGTCGTGTGTGGCGGAATTTCTGCCTGGGCATACAGCTATGGCATGACCTCTTGGCGCTTCCGTATTCAATCGAGCGATGCGGTAGAAATTTCTGGCGTGAAGAATGCCTCGCGCGCGCATGTGATGGAAGTAGCGGGCGCCGATATTGGCCGCAACGTTTTCTTTGTCCCCTTGGACGAGCGCAAGAAACAACTGGAGCAGATTCCCTGGGTGCAGGAAGCGACCGTGATGCGGCTGCTGCCGAACCGTATCGCGGTGACCATCCACGAGCGTACGCCGGTGGCGTTTGCCCAGATTGGCTCGCGCATCAGCCTGATCGACGCCAATGGCGTGGTGATGGGCCTGCCCGCCAATCGCCAGACCAAATATTCCTTCCCGGTAATTCGCGGGATTACGGACACCGAGCCGCTTTCGTCGCGCGCGGCGGCGATGAAGATTTACAACCGGCTGGTGAGCGAACTTGGTGGGAACGATGGCGATAGCGCAACTTCGAGCGGCAGCCCGAATTACGTCAAGCAGCTGAGCGAGGTTGATCTTTCCGATCCGGAGAACGTGAAAGTCACGGCGAATGATCCGGGCGGGACAATGGTTGTCCACTTGGGCAAGGAAGACTTTCTGCCGCGCTACAAGCTTTATGTGACGCACATAGCGGAGTGGCGGCAGCAGTTCCAGAACGTACAGTCCGTGGACCTGCGGTATGAAGGACAGGTGGTGGTGAATCCGGACAAGACTGCGGAATCAAACCCACCACGGAGTCACGGAGACACGGAGAAAGCCGGGGCGAATGTGCCTTCAGTAAAGCCGGTGTTTAAACCGGTAAGCGCAAAAGCAGCCAAGCCCAAACCGGCGAAAGCGAAAAAGAGTTCACCGCCAAGGACGCAAAGAGCGCAAAGGTGA
- a CDS encoding TraR/DksA C4-type zinc finger protein produces MKSLQEYLDDAAIAHGHLCAGQVLGVRMAMFGLKKLGLEDPQGKDRKRIVTFVEIDRCATDAVMVVTGCRLGKRALKFRDWGKVAATFVDVETGKAVRVAARESSKALAKSMHPEIESKNQQQMLAYREMTDEQLFHAQPVHVELPPEEFPGYKGERIVCAQCGEGINFRREVKLGAKTVCRGCAGERYYEPIV; encoded by the coding sequence ATGAAATCTCTGCAGGAATATCTCGATGATGCCGCCATAGCGCACGGCCATCTTTGCGCCGGACAGGTTCTCGGCGTTCGCATGGCCATGTTTGGTCTGAAGAAACTTGGGCTTGAAGATCCCCAGGGTAAGGACCGCAAGCGCATCGTCACGTTCGTTGAAATCGACCGCTGCGCCACGGACGCGGTTATGGTGGTAACCGGCTGCCGTCTGGGCAAGCGTGCTCTCAAGTTTCGCGATTGGGGCAAGGTCGCCGCTACTTTTGTTGACGTAGAAACAGGCAAAGCGGTGCGTGTGGCCGCTCGCGAGTCATCGAAGGCCCTGGCCAAAAGCATGCATCCGGAAATCGAAAGCAAGAACCAGCAGCAGATGCTGGCCTATCGTGAAATGACCGACGAACAGCTTTTCCATGCGCAACCCGTCCACGTGGAGCTGCCGCCGGAAGAGTTTCCCGGCTATAAAGGCGAGCGGATCGTCTGCGCGCAATGCGGTGAAGGAATCAATTTTCGTCGCGAGGTCAAACTCGGCGCTAAGACCGTCTGCCGCGGTTGCGCCGGCGAGCGCTATTATGAGCCTATCGTTTAA
- the ftsA gene encoding cell division protein FtsA, with protein MSSNGNGKHPLNLITVLDVGSAKTVALICEATDAGLKYRGHGMAESRGSRKGIIVELDKAVQSIHKAVEEAEKVGGCQVGNAVISVAGSHIKGVTSRGGVTLGSRPRDVTREDIRTAVEKARSVTLPDDREVLHLLPQEFILDDQSGVRDPAGMMGRRLEVNLHMVTASASATQNVVTAANKAGLHVDNMVYEALMSADSTLRADEKELGVCLADIGAGSTDMIVYSDGMVAHTGVVPVGGDHFTNDVAVGLRTPLVAAEKIKKQFGHTISAQVAEGNEIEVPAVGDRPSRLMPQRFLAEILEPRAQELCELMRDHLKQAGVMELCPAGVVLTGGGSRMTGLAEVCQKTLDRPIRLAVPEPPIADMPEPLSEPEFATVVGLAMYAHRTTMAKMNPEQGFGHKLRALLAKLGA; from the coding sequence ATGAGCAGTAACGGCAACGGCAAACATCCTTTGAACTTGATTACGGTGCTGGACGTGGGCAGCGCGAAGACAGTCGCGCTGATCTGCGAAGCCACGGACGCGGGGCTCAAATATCGCGGGCACGGCATGGCGGAGAGCCGGGGATCGCGCAAGGGCATCATCGTTGAGCTGGATAAAGCGGTGCAGAGTATCCATAAAGCGGTGGAGGAAGCGGAAAAGGTTGGCGGATGCCAGGTGGGGAATGCCGTGATCTCCGTCGCAGGCTCACATATTAAAGGAGTGACGAGCCGTGGCGGCGTAACGCTGGGCTCGCGCCCCAGAGACGTGACGCGTGAAGACATTCGTACCGCAGTGGAGAAAGCCCGGTCGGTGACGCTGCCCGATGATCGCGAAGTGCTGCATCTGCTGCCGCAGGAATTCATCCTGGATGACCAGTCAGGCGTGCGCGATCCGGCGGGCATGATGGGCCGAAGGCTGGAAGTGAACCTGCACATGGTGACGGCCTCTGCCAGCGCCACACAGAACGTGGTGACGGCGGCGAACAAGGCCGGCCTGCACGTGGACAACATGGTGTATGAAGCGTTGATGTCCGCCGACAGCACGCTACGCGCCGACGAAAAAGAACTGGGCGTGTGCCTGGCCGATATCGGCGCGGGATCGACTGACATGATTGTTTATTCCGACGGCATGGTGGCCCATACAGGCGTGGTGCCAGTCGGTGGAGACCACTTTACTAATGATGTGGCCGTTGGATTGAGAACTCCGCTGGTTGCGGCGGAAAAAATCAAGAAGCAGTTTGGTCATACGATCAGCGCGCAGGTGGCCGAAGGAAATGAAATTGAAGTGCCGGCCGTGGGAGATAGGCCGTCAAGGCTGATGCCGCAACGGTTTCTGGCGGAGATACTCGAGCCGCGCGCGCAGGAGCTGTGCGAATTGATGCGTGATCACTTAAAGCAAGCCGGCGTGATGGAACTGTGTCCGGCGGGCGTGGTGCTCACGGGCGGCGGATCGCGTATGACGGGATTAGCGGAAGTCTGCCAGAAGACGCTGGACCGTCCAATCCGCCTGGCGGTGCCGGAGCCGCCGATTGCCGATATGCCTGAACCATTGAGCGAGCCGGAATTTGCCACTGTGGTCGGCTTGGCGATGTATGCGCATCGGACGACGATGGCGAAGATGAATCCGGAACAGGGATTTGGCCACAAGCTGCGCGCACTGTTGGCAAAGCTGGGAGCGTAG